The Penicillium digitatum chromosome 6, complete sequence genome has a window encoding:
- a CDS encoding Clr5 domain, which translates to MENHYSTPISPQSPNVFRPRRSDDWHEYREIIEQLYRNDQLKLRDVKRIMERDYKFFASEKQYKDRLAAWHVRKNIKAKEVHIMLRKQQKRAAQGKQTAFRVNGQNVDPKRIARFVRRYGTSWDTNRSKESENEPQSPEPQTPSDMTCYTPEPTDEHGVTTPISPLPDMQSPIREMPPYPLGPYDPTHLESLPDLELEESPVMPLSMHSNQPRHIPSYHHSIGNHLSHGAHGSHIAHISHLSHGVHSSHGSHGVHHAHVSHSVHGHPGPAPRDLDDAPSEADIHPPDWNTVESFQTRLQDLDFTLTQSMSKWARDQDPNHEPPHHEGLGM; encoded by the exons ATGGAGAATCATTACTCGACTCCCATCTCCCCTCAATCGCCAAATGTCTTTCGACCGCGCCGATCGGATGACTGGCATGAATACCGTGAAATCATTGAACAACTCTATCGCAATGACCAGTTGAAATTACGAGATGTGAAACGCATCATGGAAAGAGATTATAAGTTCTTTGCATC AGAAAAACAATACAAAGATCGGCTTGCGGCATGGCATGTGCGAAAGAAcatcaaagccaaagaaGTCCATATTATGCTCCGCAAGCAACAGAAGCGCGCCGCCCAAGGTAAACAGACAGCCTTTCGGGTCAACGGCCAGAACGTCGATCCAAAACGGATCGCCCGCTTCGTGCGTCGCTATGGAACATCATGGGATACCAACCGAAGCAAGGAATCCGAGAATGAGCCACAGAGCCCGGAACCGC AAACCCCATCCGACATGACCTGCTACACACCAGAACCCACAGACGAGCACGGCGTCACAACGCCCATCTCACCACTCCCCGACATGCAATCACCCATCCGAGAGATGCCCCCCTACCCACTCGGCCCATACG ACCCAACCCACCTCGAAAGCCTGCCCGATTTGGAACTGGAAGAATCTCCTGTCATGCCGCTGTCCATGCACTCAAATCAGCCCCGCCATATCCCGTCTTACCACCACTCCATAGGCAACCACCTCTCACACGGGGCACATGGGTCTCACATCGCGCACATTTCGCACCTCTCGCACGGGGTACACAGCTCTCACGGCTCGCATGGTGTGCATCACGCCCACGTTTCGCACTCGGTGCATGGTCACCCCGGGCCGGCACCGAGGGATCTAGACGATGCACCGAGCGAAGCGGATATCCATCCGCCTGACTGGAATACGGTCGAGTCATTCCAGACGAGGTTGCAGGATTTGGATTTTACACTTACGCAGTCGATGTCAAAGTGGGCGAGGGATCAAGATCCTAACCATGAACCTCCTCACCATGAGGGATTGGGGATGTGA
- a CDS encoding Beclin family, translating to MHCQKCRTPLKLDGSVESLNPAAFDLLSNSAGKTLSDTGAVSSSARSSYPPEHRDKYERSSKHATSPVYRRSIPAPRAVGQHNPPATLRADSGNMSFVMLTESQVAPPAVSENYTAAQSKRNHSQGQLENGSFVDQVEKTTRLFEIVSARSDIDHPICVECTELLVEGLQKRLAGSTKERDAYISFLRDLNGSIPTEEELQEAQKSLDESLEAEQAAFAELQALEKEKAALDAEIASLEIDSRRLDADEESFWRSRNAFALTLTEFQNERDALNMRYDHDSQQLERLQRTNVYNDAFCIGHDGYFGTINGLRLGRLANPSVDWPEINAAWGQTVLLLATMAEKLGFQFQGYRLSPLGSNSRIERIEYPTQPSGQPVEGAAPKVTQLDLFSSGDLPLNFPWLHRRFDSGMVAFLECLRQLGKFVEKTPAPILTSRRGQTGATAPGLKLPYEIKRDRIGDASIKLGFNQNDETWTRACKYTLTCCKFLLAHASNLASTGSSNSAAVAAAAVAAADQARQATASPMKTP from the exons ATGCATTGCCAGAAGTGTCGCACGCCGTTGAAGCTGGATGGTTCAGTAGAGTCACTTAATCCGGCTGCCTTTGACTTACTATCCA ACTCTGCAGGGAAGACGTTGTCAGATACCGGAGCTGTCTCCTCATCAGCGCGATCGTCCTATCCACCCGAACACCGCGACAAGTATGAAAGGTCTTCTAAACATGCTACTTCGCCGGTTTACCGACGGTCTATCCCCGCTCCACGTGCAGTAGGCCAGCACAACCCGCCCGCAACACTTCGAGCCGATAGTGGCAACATGTCATTCGTGATGCTCACTGAGTCCCAAGTTGCGCCACCTGCAGTCAGTGAGAATTACACTGCTGCCCAAAGCAAGCGAAACCATTCACAAGGCCAACTGGAGAATGGTTCATTCGTGGATCAAGTGGAGAAAACGACACGGCTGTTTGAGATTGTCTCGGCGCGCTCCGATATCGATCATCCTATCTGCGTGGAATGCACGGAGCTGCTCGTGGAAGGATTACAAAAACGGTTGGCAGGGTCTACGAAGGAGCGAGATGCCTACATCTCTTTTCTTAGAGACTTGAATGGGTCAATCCCGACCGAGGAGGAGCTACAGGAGGCACAGAAATCGTTGGATGAGAGCCTCGAAGCGGAACAGGCCGCATTCGCAGAGCTGCAGGCccttgagaaagaaaaggcTGCTCTAGATGCAGAAATTGCCAGCTTGGAAATTGACTCACGACGACTGGATGCAGACGAGGAGAGCTTTTGGCGGTCTCGCAATGCGTTTGCCTTGACGCTCACGGAGTTTCAAAACGAACGGGATGCGCTCAATATGCGTTATGATCATGACTCCCAACAGCTTGAGAGACTGCAGCGGACAAATGTCTACAATGACGCGTTTTGCATTGGTCATGATGGATATTTCGGGACTATCAATGGACTACGACTGGGCCGCCTGGCCAATCCTTCTGTTGACTGGCCTGAAATCAATGCGGCATGGGGCCAAACAGTCCTACTTCTGGCCACGATGGCTGAGAAACTCGGATTTCAATTCCAGGGGTATCGTCTCAGCCCACTAGGATCTAACTCGCGCATTGAGAGAATTGAATATCCCACGCAGCCATCTGGTCAGCCCGTCGAGGGAGCTGCACCTAAAGTGACCCAACTCGACCTGTTTTCATCCGGGGATCTCCCGCTCAACTTTCCTTGGCTGCACCGTCGGTTTGACTCGGGCATGGTGGCGTTTCTTGAGTGTCTGCGCCAGCTAGGGAAGTTCGTTGAAAAGACCCCAGCGCCAATTCTAACGTCCCGTCGCGGTCAGACCGGCGCCACAGCGCCGGGGTTAAAATTGCCCTATGAGATCAAGCGGGACcgcattggtgatgccagCATCAAGTTGGGCTTCAACCAGAATGATGAGACCTGGACTCGAGCCTGCAAGTACACGCTCACTTGCTGCAAGTTTCTCCTTGCGCATGCCAGCAATCTCGCTAGCACAGGGTCTAGCAATTCGGCTGCTGTCGCGGCCGCAGCCGTAGCAGCCGCTGACCAAGCCCGACAGGCAACGGCCAGCCCGATGAAAACCCCCTGA
- a CDS encoding Centromere protein Scm3, N-terminal has protein sequence MDHSRQDSVERPAKRPCLSYTPDDDKEIPAEFDLTAARAQNDSRLKSLFEGIFAKYSQDFTNVGDEIDLQTGDIVVDNGHLLGMRDEQDTGYQPRSWLSRGDVDEPKDPDADDDINTKGDEDEFYSMASSPGGHSSEAPREESPSKQLQTDMDTSMDFLFTFKASGTAGLSSTTKKEPVSHPTNPIPTSNPEDPIWAVPDLPPSFSTPTTETRKSNVGFSPLVGSTSPPGSGSVWALHKPRRPRTETKPKATPSKRRPAAKRKYHSSPVTHDWSFAAMPDGNESDDPLQDHEPSPTPSKVRIIRGKRHIPTKENDGPSTPSKRPAVIIKVDALVDAQVDAQVDAQVDAQVDAQVDDQEIGREPSDHEDQVAGAQPEKGSRESSNQFDELPEAFLEDGVCESSHQEDGVTEKQLQEGYAPNYQNQASETENKNEVLRDSTAEGDSTPRATATTSIQAPSPQPMENTPSKSRPVTPDEAKLIVYMMYKQEKKASDVMYMLPGREYQTVWHWYYNHWTRRLANPPLISATWSQPELEALSRLSTQSDLTWGQIQGRFKGRSRHEVEFELLRAFVGEGFTSAMIGSVDKQAGPEEQQYEDETQDDETKN, from the coding sequence ATGGACCACTCCAGACAGGACAGTGTCGAACGACCAGCAAAGAGACCATGTCTATCATATACCCCCGACGACGACAAAGAGATTCCCGCAGAATTTGATCTTACAGCTGCACGAGCACAGAATGACTCGCGACTGAAGTCTCTCTTCGAAGGAATTTTCGCGAAATATAGCCAGGACTTCACTAACGTTGGTGATGAGATTGACCTACAGACCGGGGACATAGTGGTTGACAATGGGCATCTCTTGGGCATGCGCGATGAGCAGGACACTGGTTACCAGCCGCGATCATGGCTCTCCCGAGGTGACGTGGATGAGCCGAAAGACCCTGATGCAGACGATGACATCAACACGAAGGGAGATGAGGATGAATTCTATTCTATGGCATCTTCTCCCGGTGGCCATTCTTCAGAAGCTCCGCGTGAAGAGTCGCCATCGAAACAGCTACAGACAGACATGGATACCTCCATGGATTTCTTGTTCACCTTTAAAGCATCTGGAACTGCAGGGCTCAGTTCTACGACCAAGAAGGAGCCTGTCTCCCATCCCACCAATCCCATCCCAACTTCCAACCCGGAAGATCCAATCTGGGCAGTCCCAGACTTGCCTCCATCGTTTTCAACGCCCACCACGGAGACCCGCAAATCAAACGTGGGCTTCTCTCCACTTGTCGGGTCTACATCTCCGCCAGGGAGCGGCTCTGTCTGGGCTCTGCACAAACCCCGCAGACCACGTACGGAAACGAAACCAAAGGCTACGCCGAGTAAACGTCGACCGGCTGCGAAGCGCAAGTATCATTCTAGCCCTGTGACGCACGACTGGTCTTTTGCGGCAATGCCAGATGGAAATGAGTCCGATGACCCGTTGCAGGACCATGAGCCATCACCGACACCATCGAAGGTGAGGATTATTCGCGGGAAGCGCCATATCCCAACCAAAGAGAACGATGGTCCATCTACGCCTTCGAAGCGGCCAGCCGTTATCATCAAAGTTGATGCTCTAGTTGATGCTCAAGTTGATGCTCAAGTTGATGCTCAAGTTGATGCTCAGGTCGATGCTCAGGTCGATGACCAAGAAATAGGCCGGGAACCAAGTGATCACGAGGATCAAGTGGCTGGTGCACAACCCGAAAAAGGTAGCCGGGAATCCAGCAATCAGTTTGATGAATTGCCTGAGGCATTCCTCGAAGATGGGGTCTGTGAATCGAGCCACCAAGAAGACGGAGTAACTGAAAAACAACTCCAAGAAGGTTATGCACCAAATTACCAAAACCAAGCATCTGAGACAGAGAACAAAAACGAAGTACTACGTGATTCTACGGCGGAAGGCGATTCAACCCCCAGGGCCACGGCTACGACCAGCATACAGGCCCCATCCCCGCAGCCTATGGAAAACACCCCAAGCAAAAGCCGGCCCGTAACACCCGATGAAGCAAAGTTAATCGTATACATGATGTACAAACAAGAAAAGAAGGCCAGTGACGTGATGTACATGTTGCCTGGTCGCGAGTACCAGACAGTTTGGCACTGGTACTACAATCACTGGACCCGCCGCCTCGCCAATCCGCCTCTAATTTCCGCTACCTGGTCCCAACCGGAGCTTGAAGCTTTGTCCCGACTCAGTACCCAATCAGACCTTACCTGGGGTCAGATACAAGGTCGGTTTAAGGGCCGATCACGACATGAGGTTGAGTTTGAGCTGCTACGTGCTTTTGTTGGCGAGGGCTTTACCTCTGCTATGATCGGGAGCGTGGACAAACAGGCGGGGCCGGAAGAGCAGCAGTATGAAGATGAAACACAGGACGACGAGACAAAGAACTAG
- a CDS encoding Cysteine synthase, putative, whose translation MPDHSTAYIGTAFVAGVCLALAYQELSRPKHEDNVTKEMHPANGLIARAGPPTIVEGIEGCIGNTPLFRIKSLSDETGCEILGKAEFLNGAGQSSKDRVALSMIEIAEEQGILTPHSGDTIYEGTSGSTGISLATLARAKGYLAHICLPSDQAIEKSNLLLKLGAIVDRVPPAPIVEKDNFVNRARALAKTHTASSGIPSASTEEQSNLPAADNRMTRGRGFFADQFENEANWRAHYKGTGPELYAQCGGRIDAFVAGAGTGGTISGVARFLKPLLPKITVVLADPQGSGLFNRVVYGVMFDLKEREGTRRRRQVDTIVEGIGINRVTANFEAGKELIDDAVRVTDAQALAMARWLVEKDGIFIGSSSAVNCVAAVKTARKLGPGHRIVTMISDSGSRHLSRFWAKAGDVGGAVDTKLEDVMNARDEDFQ comes from the exons ATGCCAGATCATTCGACGGCGTATATAGGCACGGCCTTTGTCGCCGGCGTCTGCCTGGCACTCGCATATCAAGAACTCTCACGTCCCAAACATGAGGATAATGtgacaaaagaaatgcatCCAGCAAATGGCCTAATCGCCCGAGCTGGCCCACCCACCATCGTGGAAGGCATTGAAGGCTGCATCGGAAACACCCCTCTGTTTCGAATCAAGTCACTATCAGATGAGACGGGGTGTGAGATTCTAGGCAAGGCAGAG TTTTTGAATGGCGCTGGTCAGAGTTCAAAAGACCGAGTCGCACTTAGCATGATTGAGATT GCAGAAGAACAAGGTATCCTGACACCCCATTCAGGCGACACAATCTATGAAGGTACCTCGGGATCAACCGGTATCTCACTAGCAACACTAGCCCGGGCAAAGGGCTACTTAGCACACAT CTGCCTGCCATCCGACCAGGCAATTGAAAAGTCCAACCTCCTTCTCAAACTCGGGGCGATAGTTGACCGGGTCCCGCCAGCACCAATAGTGGAGAAGGACAACTTTGTCAATCGCGCACGAGCCTTAGCAAAGACGCACACGGCTTCATCGGGAATTCCTTCTGCATCCACGGAAGAGCAATCCAATCTCCCCGCGGCAGACAACCGCATGACCCGTGGCCGTGGCTTTTTCGCCGACCAATTTGAGAATGAGGCTAACTGGCGCGCCCACTACAAAGGCACTGGCCCAGAGCTTTACGCCCAGTGTGGGGGCCGGATCGATGCGTTTGTAGCGGGCGCTGGCACTGGTGGGACCATTTCTGGTGTTGCCAGGTTCTTGAAGCCATTGCTGCCTAAAATTACTGTTGTGCTGGCGGATCCGCAGGGAAGTGGTCTTTTTAATCGAGTGGTCTACGGCGTCATGTTTGACTTGAAAGAAAGGGAGGGCACGAGACGGCGGAGGCAGGTTGATACCATCGTCGAGGGGATTGGAATAAACCGTGTCACGGCGAATTTCGAGGCTGGGAAGGAACTGATTGATGACGCGGTGCGTGTTACTGATGCGCAGGCTTTGGCTATGGCTCGGTGGCTTGTTGAGAAGGATGGGATCTTTATTGGGAGTAGCAGTGCAGTGAACT GTGTCGCCGCTGTCAAAACGGCGAGGAAGCTTGGCCCTGGTCATCGGATTGTCACAATGATTTCGGACTCTGGCTCACGACATCTGTCTCGGTTTTGGGCTAAGGCTGGAGATGTTGGTGGGGCTGTTGACACGAAGCTTGAGGATGTTATGAATGCACGGGACGAAGACTTTCAATAG
- a CDS encoding putative S-adenosyl-L-methionine-dependent methyltransferase MidA, with protein sequence MDSPVLTQLFRQLFRHPACRSLRRPPSVLARPQSRSFLTRRTPVNVKRKPQGDVQLWTKRGDYPKNIDEEYKKYPTVTAKELRNRRERPRQVKMLTREFIDDSLYNPHYGYFSKHATIFSPGEPFDFNNIEDGPAFHKLLGQRYTEFEDKLDATKLDIARQLWHTPTELFRPYYGETIARYLVSNYKLTLYPYHDLIIYEMGAGNGTMMLNILDFIRDTDHEVYQRTKFKIIEISPALADLQFKNLTDKLSAKGHRDKVEIVNRSIFDWDTYVHSPCFFLALEVFDNFAHDTIRYKQGTETPQQGGVLIDSDGEFHEYYNNQLDPVAARFLRVRQAAARRPFPSPLGPPLLRSLRAAAPFQKEYSLPEYIPTRLMQFFDVLNQYFPAHRLVSSDFSSLPDAVPGINAPVVQTRYQRQTVPVSTPFVHQGYFDIFFPTDFNVVEDMYRAVTGKLTQVTSHEEFVHRWAYIEDTETRNGENPLLSWYKNASMLMTV encoded by the exons ATGGACTCACCAGTCCTTACCCAGCTGTTCCGGCAGCTCTTCCGCCATCCAGCATGTCGATCATTAAGGCGGCCACCTTCCGTACTCGCTCGGCCACAGTCTCGATCATTCCTCACGCGCCGCACACCTGTCAACGTCAAGCGCAAACCGCAGGGTGATGTCCAGCTCTGGACAAAACGAGGAGACTACCCAAAGAACATTGATGAGGAGTATAAGAAATACCCGACAGTGACAGCAAAGGAGCTACGAAACCGCCGCGAACGGCCGCGGCAGGTCAAGATGCTGACGCGCGAGTTCATCGACG ACAGCCTTTATAACCCACATTACGGATATTTTTCCAAACATGCGACCATTTTCAGCCCCGGAGAGCCATTCGACTTCAATAACATCGAAGACGGGCCCGCGTTTCACAAACTCCTTGGTCAGCGGTACACGGAGTTTGAAGATAAGCTTGATGCGACGAAACTAGACATCGCACGGCAGCTATGGCACACACCAACAGAACTCTTCCGACCATACTATGGCGAGACGATTGCGCGGTATTTGGTGTCGAACTACAAGCTGACCCTTTACCCGTACCACGACTTGATCATCTATGAAATGGGTGCAGGAAACGGCACCATGATGTTAAATATTCTGGATTTCATCCGCGATACCGATCATGAGGTGTATCAGCGCACCAAGTTCAAGATCATTGAGATCTCGCCCGCGCTGGCAGATCTTCAGTTCAAGAACCTGACCGACAAGCTCTCTGCCAAGGGACACCGGGACAAGGTCGAGATTGTGAACCGATCGATCTTCGACTGGGACACATATGTTCATTCCCCGTGTTTCTTCCTGGCCCTGGAGGTTTTCGACAACTTCGCCCACGACACCATCCGCTACAAGCAAGGCACCGAGACGCCACAGCAGGGTGGTGTGCTGATCGACTCTGACGGTGAGTTCCACGAGTATTACAACAACCAGCTCGACCCAGTCGCAGCCCGCTTTCTGCGCGTGCGCCAAGCAGCCGCCCGCCGTCCTTTCCCTAGTCCTCTGGGCCCACCACTTCTCCGCAGTCTCCGCGCTGCCGCGCCCTTCCAAAAGGAATACTCTCTACCGGAGTACATCCCCACCCGTCTTATGCAGTTCTTCGATGTTTTGAACCAGTACTTCCCAGCACACCGTCTCGTTTCCAGTGACTTCAGCTCCTTGCCAGATGCCGTGCCTGGTATCAACGCACCGGTCGTGCAGACTCGGTATCAGCGACAGACAGTGCCAGTGTCGACTCCTTTT GTCCACCAAGGCTACTTCGATATCTTCTTCCCGACAGACTTTAATGTCGTCGAGGATATGTATCGTGCTGTCACAGGGAAACTCACGCAGGTTACGAGCCATGAGGAGTTCGTGCACCGTTGGGCTTACATTGAGGATACGGAGACGCGCAATGGGGAAAATCCATTGCTGAGCTGGTATAAGAACGCCAGCATGTTGATGACTGTGTAG
- a CDS encoding Calycin, translating into MSSISIRLPNVYDGAGANSTPSNDFITGTWHVTHSSLSLWKGKRNVNITYKLLPTDSAGVQKIDDLVQYQAINSEKIKSVHGVDTPTPGNPGAWDWRGKGWLMIASSHWECLGFGHADDDNQWIVTFFEKTLFTPAGIDIYSRNKRGLPQTIVDQILSALQGLGVDDLSDLANGVFQIPQN; encoded by the coding sequence ATGTCTTCCATCTCTATCAGACTCCCGAATGTCTATGATGGCGCAGGAGCCAACTCCACCCCTTCGAACGACTTTATAACCGGGACATGGCACGTAACCCACTCCAGCCTTTCCCTGTGGAAAGGCAAGCGCAATGTCAACATCACTTACAAGCTCCTTCCCACAGACTCGGCCGGGGTACAAAAGATCGACGACCTGGTACAATACCAAGCTATCAATTCCGAAAAAATCAAATCTGTCCATGGGGTGGACACCCCAACGCCAGGCAATCCCGGCGCCTGGGATTGGCGAGGCAAAGGTTGGCTGATGATCGCGAGCTCACACTGGGAGTGTCTCGGGTTCGGTCATGCAGACGATGATAATCAGTGGATTGTTACGTTCTTTGAGAAAACACTGTTCACGCCTGCTGGCATTGATATTTACTCGAGGAACAAAAGAGGCCTTCCGCAGACTATTGTCGATCAGATACTCAGTGCTCTTCAGGGGCTTGGGGTCGATGATCTTTCCGACCTCGCGAATGGCGTCTTTCAGATTCCTCAGAACTAG
- a CDS encoding protein kinase: MTLRRLLLALDYLHTEMNITHTDLKTDNVMLSLEDTTMLADFADEEIRQPSPRKIIDQSRTIYQSRKFRRPIWDLFEGRHLFKNVFDKNGNYDPFKHIALMVALIGPPPAVSMQRSETTGQCSLIAMVLGLLIKMRLCGRNL, from the exons ATGACACTCCGACGGTTATTGTTGGCGCTTGACTATCTGCACACCGAAATGAACATTACCCACACCG ATTTGAAAACTGATAACGTTATGCTCAGCTTAGAAGATACTACGATGCTGGCTGATTTTGCGGATGAAGAGATCAGACAGCCAAGCCCTCGAAAGATCATAGATCAATCGCGTACCATATACCAAAGTCGGAAGTTTCGACGACC GATTTGGGATCTCTTTGAAGGGAGACATTTATTTAAGAACGTTTTCGATAAAAACGGCAATTATGACCCCTTCAAACACATTGCATTGATGGTCGCTTTGATTGGGCCACCGCCAGCTGTATCTATGCAGCGTAGTGAAACTACGGGACAGTGCTCTTTGATCGCAATG GTACTTGGATTGCTCATAAAGATGCGCCTGTGCGGCAGGAATCTCTAG